In one Saccharibacillus brassicae genomic region, the following are encoded:
- a CDS encoding DUF2232 domain-containing protein — protein MKLRLSSAMWAILYLLVLLSLLTPLSAITLLVMVVPVAVLYASLRVNVFWLHVAPVLAILGVISGSLAPYTLILAAYFLVPGIVMGHQYKKRAPALQTIIYGMGSLLGMLLILLAGAKLVLGFNLSDYVSDFVHQTFDPLLAVAEMNPVLSGQWDPDFIFALADQTVMMIPLGMTVSSFVLAVVTHSIVRPTLAAMGAAVPKLRPAHEWKLPRALIFYYFIVLIVDLITYNQGDGFWRTAAVNLLPLLQFCFIVQAIGFWFFLGHVKKWHRVISILLAIVTVVFPPMRIIGIIDLAFPLREFITRPRR, from the coding sequence TTGAAATTGCGTTTATCTTCGGCGATGTGGGCGATCCTGTACCTGCTTGTCCTGCTGTCGCTGTTAACGCCGCTGTCCGCGATCACGCTGCTGGTGATGGTCGTTCCGGTGGCTGTGCTCTACGCCTCTTTGCGTGTCAACGTATTTTGGCTGCATGTCGCGCCCGTGTTGGCAATTTTGGGCGTTATCTCGGGTTCGCTCGCTCCCTACACGCTGATTCTGGCCGCGTATTTCCTCGTGCCCGGCATCGTGATGGGACATCAGTACAAGAAGCGCGCGCCCGCGCTGCAGACGATCATCTACGGAATGGGCTCGCTGCTCGGCATGCTGCTGATTCTGCTGGCCGGCGCCAAGCTCGTACTCGGCTTCAACCTGTCGGATTACGTGAGCGACTTCGTGCATCAGACGTTCGATCCGCTGTTGGCCGTAGCCGAGATGAATCCGGTATTGAGCGGCCAATGGGACCCGGACTTCATCTTCGCGCTGGCCGACCAGACCGTCATGATGATTCCGCTCGGCATGACGGTCAGTTCGTTCGTGCTGGCGGTCGTCACCCATTCGATCGTGCGCCCGACGCTTGCTGCGATGGGCGCGGCTGTGCCGAAACTTCGGCCCGCGCACGAATGGAAACTTCCGCGCGCGCTCATCTTTTACTATTTTATCGTCCTGATCGTGGATCTGATTACGTACAACCAGGGAGACGGTTTCTGGAGAACCGCCGCCGTCAACCTGCTTCCGCTGCTCCAGTTCTGCTTCATCGTGCAGGCAATCGGCTTCTGGTTCTTCCTCGGACACGTCAAGAAGTGGCATCGGGTAATTTCCATTCTGTTAGCAATCGTTACGG
- a CDS encoding CBS domain-containing protein: MNIAFFLLPKHEVAFVTIDATLRQVIERMEHHRYTAIPIIDKEGEYAGTVTEGDILWHMKHSEGRITFENASRFTLKEVPLRMNNKPVSIESDMADLINLSKTQNFVPVVDDRGRFIGIVRRSQIIEYCASFVAKHNGAAQNR; this comes from the coding sequence ATGAATATTGCTTTTTTCCTGCTGCCGAAGCATGAGGTTGCGTTCGTCACGATCGATGCGACGCTTCGTCAGGTTATTGAACGCATGGAACATCACCGCTACACCGCCATTCCGATTATCGACAAGGAAGGCGAATACGCCGGTACCGTGACCGAAGGAGATATCCTCTGGCATATGAAGCATTCCGAGGGCCGCATCACTTTTGAGAACGCTTCACGTTTTACGTTGAAGGAAGTGCCGCTGCGCATGAACAATAAGCCCGTCTCGATCGAATCGGACATGGCCGATCTGATCAATTTGTCCAAAACGCAGAACTTCGTGCCGGTCGTCGACGACCGCGGCCGCTTTATCGGCATCGTCCGCCGCAGCCAGATCATCGAATACTGCGCAAGCTTCGTCGCCAAGCATAACGGTGCCGCGCAGAACCGCTGA
- a CDS encoding D-alanyl-D-alanine carboxypeptidase family protein, giving the protein MSGGIWKKGILVVLVAALLLIPQQLLAGRPKVEAAAAVLIDARTGKVLWQVEGDRALPAAGMSQLMTQWLILDAVRSGRVDWEDSVRVGGKKQAVQVSSGHGSRSDAGLMLRADDKIPLNELFMGLAVSSSGEAGQALARYTAGSEASFAWMMNEKAHRIGLSASTLFKPDRAGTADADAQELPGGSRITAKDAAVMCRELIQSHPEMLRMSSVTQTEIRSRGIYLTNRNAMLPDFAGPHAYRGMDGLKAYGSDKDGYSLAGTAQRGDQRLIVVIMGAESREKSFQAAGRLLDYGYARSGSFAERAASWLKLV; this is encoded by the coding sequence ATGAGCGGTGGAATTTGGAAAAAAGGCATACTTGTCGTGCTGGTCGCTGCGCTGCTGCTGATTCCCCAGCAGCTGCTGGCCGGACGTCCCAAAGTCGAAGCGGCAGCCGCCGTTCTGATCGATGCGCGGACAGGGAAAGTGCTGTGGCAGGTGGAAGGCGACCGGGCGCTGCCCGCTGCCGGAATGTCGCAGCTGATGACGCAGTGGCTGATCCTCGACGCCGTCCGCAGCGGGCGGGTCGACTGGGAAGATTCCGTTCGCGTCGGAGGCAAAAAGCAGGCCGTGCAGGTCTCAAGCGGCCACGGCAGCCGGTCCGATGCCGGGCTGATGCTGCGCGCCGACGACAAAATCCCGCTGAACGAACTGTTCATGGGACTCGCGGTGTCGTCTTCCGGCGAAGCCGGACAGGCTTTGGCCCGGTACACGGCCGGATCTGAAGCTTCGTTTGCCTGGATGATGAACGAGAAAGCGCACCGGATCGGCTTGTCCGCTTCGACGCTGTTCAAGCCCGACCGGGCGGGAACAGCGGACGCCGATGCGCAAGAACTTCCGGGCGGCAGCCGGATCACGGCCAAAGACGCGGCGGTGATGTGCCGGGAGTTGATTCAGTCGCATCCGGAGATGCTGCGGATGTCCTCGGTGACGCAGACGGAGATCCGCTCGCGCGGCATCTACCTGACGAACCGCAACGCGATGCTGCCGGACTTCGCCGGTCCGCATGCCTACCGCGGCATGGACGGACTCAAGGCTTACGGTTCGGACAAAGACGGTTATTCGCTGGCCGGCACGGCGCAGCGGGGCGACCAGCGGTTGATCGTGGTCATTATGGGCGCGGAGAGCCGGGAGAAAAGTTTCCAGGCCGCCGGCCGTCTGCTCGACTACGGCTATGCGCGCTCCGGATCGTTCGCGGAGCGGGCCGCTTCCTGGCTCAAACTCGTGTAA
- a CDS encoding ABC transporter ATP-binding protein, with translation MSETPVQSKQEPNSGHGQPLVQVENLKKYFPITGGVFQRRVGDVKAVDGVSFTINKGESFGLVGESGCGKSTIGRTLLRLNDKTDGSVHFEGRDLHKLSKSELRHMRTKMQIVFQDPFSSLNPRIKVGDAIGEALLDHGLASRQDIKERVIETMKICGLADYHYDRFPHEFSGGQRQRIGIARALIMDPEFIVADEPVSALDVSIQAQIINLMSDLQREKQLTYLFISHDLSVVEHLCNRVGVMYLGTMMEMAPTDELFSNPLHPYTKALMSAIPVPDPTLKRERIVLQGDIPSPANPPSGCKFHTRCPIASDICKEQVPEYRNMGNEHFVACHFA, from the coding sequence ATGAGCGAAACGCCGGTTCAGTCGAAGCAAGAGCCTAACAGCGGACACGGCCAACCCCTCGTTCAGGTCGAGAACCTGAAAAAGTACTTCCCGATCACGGGCGGCGTGTTCCAGCGCCGCGTCGGCGACGTCAAAGCCGTCGACGGCGTATCCTTCACGATCAACAAAGGCGAATCGTTCGGCCTCGTCGGCGAGTCCGGCTGCGGCAAAAGCACGATCGGCCGCACGCTGCTGCGCCTCAACGACAAAACGGACGGCAGCGTTCACTTCGAAGGGCGCGACCTGCATAAGCTGTCCAAGTCCGAGCTGCGCCATATGCGCACCAAAATGCAGATCGTGTTCCAGGACCCGTTCAGCTCGCTGAATCCGCGGATCAAAGTCGGCGACGCGATCGGCGAAGCGCTGCTGGATCACGGCCTCGCCAGCCGCCAGGACATCAAGGAACGCGTCATCGAGACGATGAAGATTTGCGGCCTGGCCGATTACCATTACGACCGGTTCCCGCACGAATTTTCGGGCGGCCAGCGTCAGCGCATCGGGATCGCCCGCGCGCTGATCATGGACCCGGAATTCATCGTCGCCGACGAGCCGGTCTCCGCGCTCGACGTGTCGATCCAGGCACAGATCATCAACCTGATGAGCGATCTTCAGCGCGAGAAGCAGCTGACGTACCTGTTCATCTCCCACGATCTCAGCGTGGTCGAACATTTGTGCAACCGCGTGGGCGTCATGTACCTCGGCACGATGATGGAAATGGCGCCGACGGACGAGCTGTTCAGCAATCCGCTGCATCCGTACACCAAAGCGCTGATGTCCGCTATTCCGGTGCCGGACCCGACGCTCAAGCGCGAACGCATCGTGCTGCAGGGCGATATTCCGAGCCCGGCGAATCCGCCGTCCGGCTGCAAGTTCCATACCCGCTGCCCGATCGCTTCGGATATTTGCAAAGAGCAGGTGCCGGAGTACCGCAATATGGGCAACGAACATTTCGTGGCCTGCCACTTTGCCTGA
- a CDS encoding ABC transporter ATP-binding protein, whose translation MAKELVAFRNLETHFKTSAGTVKAVNDVSFSIREGETLCVVGESGCGKSVTAMSLMQLIESPPGKIVGGEILFEGKDLLKLSKKEMSRLRGNDIAMIFQEPMSSLNPVFTIGKQISEPLLHHLTMSHKEAKARAIELITMVGIPRPEKIYDSYPHELSGGMRQRIMIAIALSCNPKLLIADEPTTALDVTIQAQILDLMRDIKGKMNTAIMMITHDLGVVAEMADFVVVMYAGKVIEEASVLELFREPKHPYTQGLLKAKPIINQRQERLYSIPGQVPNPVDLGDNCHFHDRCEFCMEICKVKTPPLRAHADGHKTACWLYEEEGQRNERNAGSVEARA comes from the coding sequence ATGGCCAAAGAACTAGTCGCATTCCGAAACCTCGAGACCCATTTTAAAACGTCCGCGGGCACCGTCAAAGCGGTTAACGACGTCAGTTTTTCCATTCGCGAAGGCGAGACGCTCTGCGTCGTCGGCGAGTCCGGCTGCGGCAAAAGCGTGACGGCCATGTCCTTGATGCAGCTGATCGAATCGCCTCCGGGCAAAATCGTCGGCGGCGAGATTCTGTTCGAGGGCAAAGACCTGCTCAAGCTCAGCAAAAAGGAAATGAGCCGTCTGCGGGGCAACGACATCGCGATGATCTTCCAGGAGCCGATGTCTTCCCTGAACCCGGTCTTCACGATCGGCAAGCAGATCTCCGAACCGCTGCTGCACCATTTGACGATGTCCCACAAAGAAGCGAAGGCGCGCGCGATCGAACTGATTACGATGGTCGGCATTCCGCGTCCCGAGAAAATCTACGATTCGTATCCGCACGAACTGAGCGGCGGCATGCGCCAGCGGATCATGATCGCGATCGCGCTGAGCTGTAATCCGAAGCTGCTGATCGCCGACGAGCCGACCACGGCGCTCGACGTGACGATCCAGGCCCAGATTCTCGACTTGATGCGCGATATCAAAGGCAAGATGAACACCGCGATCATGATGATCACGCACGACCTCGGCGTCGTGGCCGAAATGGCCGACTTCGTCGTCGTCATGTACGCCGGCAAAGTGATCGAAGAAGCGTCGGTACTGGAACTGTTCCGGGAACCGAAGCATCCGTACACGCAGGGCCTGCTCAAAGCCAAGCCGATCATCAACCAGCGCCAGGAGCGGCTGTATTCGATTCCGGGCCAGGTCCCGAACCCGGTCGATCTCGGAGACAACTGCCACTTCCACGACCGCTGCGAATTCTGCATGGAGATTTGCAAAGTCAAGACTCCGCCTCTGCGCGCGCATGCGGACGGACACAAGACGGCCTGCTGGCTGTACGAAGAGGAGGGACAGCGCAATGAGCGAAACGCCGGTTCAGTCGAAGCAAGAGCCTAA
- the opp4C gene encoding oligopeptide ABC transporter permease, whose translation MEQLQEQLKIVKPESPWKIAIRRFSKNKLALIGLFILVLMFLLCFVGPLFSPYELNQTNVRNKNQAPNASYWLGTDKLGRDILLRVMLAGRISLTVGLVATAISVAIGATLGAVAGFYRKYADTIIMRIADIFLALPTLPILITLGAILSDLKVDPGQRIYFLMLIIGLLGWVGLARLVRSQILTLREQEFMQATEALGLRDNRKIFRHLLPNTVPIIIVSATLGVAGAILTESALSFLGLGVVPPTPSWGNMITAANSLIEFRKRPWTWIPPGICILVTVTAINLIGDGLRDALDPKMKNR comes from the coding sequence ATGGAGCAGCTTCAGGAGCAGCTCAAAATCGTCAAACCCGAATCTCCGTGGAAAATCGCGATCCGGCGGTTTTCCAAAAATAAATTGGCTCTGATCGGCCTGTTCATTCTCGTTCTGATGTTCCTGCTTTGTTTTGTCGGACCGTTGTTCTCGCCGTACGAGCTGAACCAGACGAACGTCCGCAACAAAAACCAGGCGCCGAACGCTTCGTATTGGCTCGGTACCGACAAGCTCGGCCGCGACATCCTGCTGCGCGTCATGCTGGCCGGACGAATCTCGCTGACCGTCGGCCTCGTGGCAACGGCGATCTCCGTGGCGATCGGCGCCACGCTCGGCGCGGTCGCGGGCTTCTATAGAAAATACGCCGATACGATCATCATGCGGATCGCCGACATTTTCCTCGCCCTGCCGACGCTGCCGATCCTGATCACGCTCGGCGCGATCCTGTCCGACCTCAAGGTCGACCCGGGCCAGCGGATTTACTTCCTGATGCTGATCATCGGCCTGCTCGGCTGGGTCGGCCTGGCCCGCCTCGTGCGAAGCCAGATCCTGACGCTGCGCGAGCAGGAGTTCATGCAGGCGACCGAAGCGTTGGGCCTGCGCGACAACCGGAAAATTTTCCGCCATCTGCTTCCGAACACCGTGCCGATCATCATCGTCTCTGCGACGCTCGGCGTCGCCGGAGCGATCCTGACCGAATCGGCGCTCAGCTTCCTCGGCCTCGGGGTCGTTCCGCCTACGCCGTCGTGGGGCAACATGATCACCGCGGCGAACAGCCTGATCGAATTCCGCAAAAGACCGTGGACGTGGATTCCTCCCGGCATCTGTATCCTTGTGACTGTTACGGCAATCAACCTGATCGGCGACGGTCTGCGCGACGCGCTCGATCCGAAAATGAAAAATAGATAA
- a CDS encoding ABC transporter permease, whose product MSQYIIRRLLQMIPTLIGISIIVFAISQMVPGDYITASQNPNMSAERAEQLRAIYGLDKPAVQQYFIWAKNMLTGNLGDSFQHKMPVTEVINTYVWNSFIIAFVTLILSWVIAAFVGVFSAQFQYSFFDKVVTLLVFLLMSLPSFFIGLLAIKYFALDLKLFPTGGMTTAGLNASGWAYIKDVAGHMVLPVAVMTTLSIGGLTRYFRTGMLEVVRQDYIRTARAKGLKERTVIFKHAFRNALLPAITLLGFELPALFGGAMILERVFTWPGIGQIYLASINLRDYPLMLGFTMFLAVLTLLGNLISDILYGVADPRIRLK is encoded by the coding sequence ATGAGTCAGTACATCATCCGGCGGCTGCTGCAGATGATCCCGACTTTGATCGGTATATCGATCATTGTTTTTGCCATTTCACAAATGGTTCCGGGAGACTATATCACCGCATCCCAGAATCCGAACATGTCCGCCGAACGCGCAGAACAGCTGCGGGCTATTTACGGACTGGACAAACCGGCCGTACAGCAATATTTCATTTGGGCCAAAAACATGTTGACCGGCAACCTGGGGGATTCGTTCCAGCATAAGATGCCCGTTACCGAAGTCATCAATACGTATGTATGGAACTCGTTCATTATCGCTTTCGTCACGTTGATCCTGAGTTGGGTCATCGCCGCTTTCGTCGGTGTGTTTTCCGCGCAATTCCAGTATTCGTTTTTCGATAAAGTCGTGACCCTGCTCGTGTTCCTGCTGATGTCGCTGCCTTCGTTCTTCATCGGGCTGCTGGCCATCAAATATTTCGCTCTCGATTTGAAATTATTTCCGACCGGTGGGATGACAACGGCCGGATTGAATGCCAGCGGTTGGGCTTACATCAAAGACGTTGCTGGCCATATGGTACTTCCCGTAGCGGTGATGACGACGCTGAGCATCGGCGGATTGACCCGTTATTTCCGCACCGGCATGCTCGAAGTCGTGCGCCAGGATTATATTCGTACCGCGCGCGCCAAAGGTCTCAAAGAACGCACGGTCATTTTCAAGCACGCTTTCCGCAACGCCCTGCTTCCTGCGATCACCCTGCTCGGATTCGAACTGCCTGCCTTGTTCGGCGGCGCGATGATCCTCGAACGCGTCTTCACCTGGCCGGGTATCGGTCAGATTTATCTGGCTTCGATCAATCTGCGGGATTATCCGCTGATGCTTGGATTCACGATGTTCCTGGCGGTATTGACGCTTCTCGGGAACCTGATTTCCGATATTCTGTACGGGGTTGCCGACCCGAGAATTCGTCTAAAGTAG
- a CDS encoding ABC transporter substrate-binding protein, which yields MKKRLSLMLVTIMAFGSILAACGGGEEAAAPADNGTEATAPADNAGETGETGTEPAEGGESAIGLTEAEDMSMNPAPALARTDSAILGTVAPQGVFNPLFQQTAYDVAIDDTIFSSMIKIKADGTYENDLAEEIEISEDNKTYTFHLRDAKYSDGTPVTANDYLFTMKMYMDSSYDGQSDPLSWNVVGAKEYNAGTAKEISGIKVIDDKTVSVTVSDYDAMTQINLGAVAPMSEAYYGAGYKQGDLSSVKQLNNKPMGSGPYKLTKYTAGQEVDLQANENYYGDKAKIPNLIYKVTTDTTNMAMLQSGETDLDNVTVNEDNVEELKSMGFLDVNVLKNNGYGYVAMNNKNPLFSDKAVRQALTFGLNRAEVVEAAYGPYAEVINIPQSDVSWAYTADGIEAYDYDPEKAKSMLDEAGWTVGADGIREKDGKKFEINFSATADNPVVDALIPIMTENYEALGIKLVTETLDFNAIMEKKDKGDYDMFFAAWGLTPDPDTTVYITDGAQNNSGYSNPAVDELYAKGKKELDLEKRKAIYAEAYQTINEDAPEILMYQRTNMLAINGRLDGWDVTPYKEYQHSLNQVEIAQ from the coding sequence ATGAAAAAGAGATTATCTTTGATGCTCGTGACGATTATGGCCTTCGGTTCCATTCTGGCTGCTTGCGGCGGTGGAGAAGAAGCGGCAGCACCCGCAGACAACGGTACGGAAGCAACGGCACCGGCCGATAACGCCGGAGAGACAGGCGAGACCGGAACCGAACCTGCGGAAGGCGGCGAAAGCGCGATCGGCCTGACGGAAGCGGAAGACATGAGCATGAACCCGGCTCCCGCATTGGCCCGTACCGATTCGGCCATCCTGGGAACGGTAGCGCCGCAGGGCGTATTCAATCCGCTGTTCCAACAGACGGCGTATGACGTAGCCATCGACGATACAATCTTCTCTTCCATGATCAAAATCAAAGCTGACGGCACGTACGAGAACGACCTGGCCGAAGAAATCGAAATTTCCGAAGACAACAAAACATATACGTTCCACCTGCGCGACGCGAAATACAGCGACGGCACTCCGGTAACGGCCAACGATTACCTGTTCACGATGAAAATGTACATGGATTCGAGCTATGACGGACAATCCGATCCGCTGAGCTGGAACGTCGTGGGCGCCAAAGAATACAACGCAGGCACAGCCAAGGAAATCTCCGGCATCAAAGTCATCGACGACAAAACGGTATCCGTTACGGTCAGCGATTACGACGCGATGACCCAGATCAACCTCGGCGCAGTAGCACCGATGTCCGAAGCTTACTACGGAGCCGGCTACAAACAGGGCGACCTGAGCAGCGTCAAGCAGCTCAACAACAAGCCGATGGGATCCGGTCCTTACAAGCTGACGAAGTACACGGCAGGTCAGGAAGTGGATCTGCAGGCGAACGAGAACTACTACGGCGACAAAGCCAAAATCCCGAACCTGATCTACAAAGTAACGACCGATACGACGAACATGGCGATGCTGCAGTCCGGCGAGACGGATCTCGATAACGTAACCGTTAACGAAGACAACGTCGAAGAACTGAAAAGCATGGGCTTCCTGGACGTCAACGTATTGAAAAACAACGGCTACGGCTATGTGGCGATGAACAACAAAAACCCGCTGTTCTCCGACAAAGCCGTGCGTCAGGCGCTGACTTTCGGTCTGAACCGCGCCGAAGTCGTCGAAGCGGCTTACGGTCCTTATGCCGAAGTCATCAACATCCCGCAATCCGACGTTTCGTGGGCTTACACGGCTGACGGCATCGAAGCGTACGACTACGATCCGGAAAAAGCGAAATCGATGCTCGACGAAGCCGGTTGGACCGTAGGGGCCGACGGCATCCGCGAAAAAGACGGCAAGAAATTCGAGATCAACTTCTCCGCAACGGCAGACAACCCGGTCGTTGACGCGCTGATCCCGATCATGACGGAAAACTATGAAGCGCTGGGCATCAAGCTCGTGACCGAAACGCTCGACTTCAACGCCATCATGGAGAAAAAAGACAAAGGCGACTACGATATGTTCTTCGCCGCCTGGGGCCTGACTCCGGACCCGGACACGACCGTGTACATCACGGACGGCGCGCAGAACAACTCCGGCTATTCGAACCCGGCCGTAGACGAACTGTACGCAAAAGGCAAAAAAGAGCTGGATCTCGAGAAGCGCAAAGCGATCTATGCCGAAGCTTACCAAACGATCAACGAAGACGCTCCTGAAATCCTGATGTACCAAAGAACGAACATGCTGGCCATCAACGGCAGACTCGACGGCTGGGACGTGACTCCTTACAAGGAATACCAACACAGCTTGAACCAAGTCGAAATCGCCCAGTAA
- the rpsR gene encoding 30S ribosomal protein S18, translated as MSFRQRDAGDGERRPSGGRRGRNKRRKVCYFTVNKITFIDYKDTDLLRKFISERGKILPRRVTGTSAKYQRMLTVAIKRSRQVALLPYTTE; from the coding sequence ATGAGCTTTAGACAACGTGATGCCGGAGACGGCGAAAGACGTCCTAGCGGCGGCCGTCGTGGCCGCAACAAGCGTCGTAAAGTGTGCTATTTCACTGTAAATAAGATCACTTTCATCGACTATAAAGATACGGACCTGCTCCGTAAATTTATCAGCGAGCGCGGCAAAATCTTGCCTCGTCGTGTAACAGGCACAAGCGCGAAATACCAGCGCATGCTGACTGTTGCCATCAAACGTTCGCGTCAGGTAGCCCTGCTGCCTTACACGACAGAATAG
- the ssb gene encoding single-stranded DNA-binding protein, whose product MLNRVILIGRLTRDPELRYTPAGVAVTQFTIAVDRPFTSQGGEREADFIPVVTWRQLAETCANYLRKGRLTAVEGRIQVRNYENNEGKRVYVTEVIADNVRFLESPNREGGGGSGREESSSNGGGNSGSSNSGGGNRPEPSYGGGGGGGNRGGGSQAPRGGGSSNNQDPFSDDGRPIDISDDDLPF is encoded by the coding sequence ATGTTGAACCGAGTCATTTTGATCGGCCGGCTGACACGTGACCCTGAGCTGCGGTACACGCCTGCGGGCGTAGCCGTAACCCAGTTTACGATTGCAGTCGACCGTCCGTTTACGAGCCAGGGTGGAGAACGCGAAGCGGACTTCATTCCGGTAGTCACCTGGCGCCAACTGGCGGAGACCTGCGCAAACTACTTGCGTAAGGGACGTCTGACGGCGGTGGAAGGCCGTATTCAAGTACGGAACTACGAGAATAACGAAGGCAAACGTGTATACGTAACCGAAGTTATTGCCGATAATGTCCGTTTCCTGGAATCGCCGAACCGCGAAGGCGGCGGCGGATCGGGCCGCGAAGAGTCGTCTTCCAATGGAGGCGGCAACAGTGGCAGCAGCAATAGCGGCGGCGGAAATCGTCCCGAACCATCTTACGGTGGTGGCGGAGGCGGCGGAAATCGCGGCGGCGGCAGCCAAGCTCCTCGTGGAGGCGGCAGCAGCAACAATCAGGATCCTTTTTCCGATGACGGAAGACCGATCGATATTTCGGATGACGACCTGCCATTCTAA
- the rpsF gene encoding 30S ribosomal protein S6: MRNYEVMYIIRPDVEQEAVDAAINKFSGVITDGNGEITKHDAMGKRRLAYEIKKFRDGFYVLTNFTAAPEVILELERIMKISDDVIRYLITAVPTK, from the coding sequence ATGCGTAACTATGAAGTGATGTACATCATTCGTCCAGACGTTGAACAAGAAGCGGTAGACGCTGCTATCAATAAATTTTCTGGCGTTATCACTGACGGTAACGGCGAAATTACCAAGCACGATGCTATGGGTAAACGCCGCCTCGCGTATGAGATCAAGAAATTCCGTGATGGATTCTACGTTCTGACTAACTTTACGGCAGCGCCGGAAGTCATTCTCGAACTTGAACGCATCATGAAAATTTCCGATGATGTCATCCGCTATCTCATTACCGCAGTACCAACGAAGTAA
- a CDS encoding DUF951 domain-containing protein produces MERKVFALGDIVQMKKPHPCGSNEMEIIRMGMDIRIKCTGCQHSVLIPRAKFEKNMKKVLRSAEAEERQE; encoded by the coding sequence TTGGAACGCAAAGTATTCGCTCTGGGGGACATCGTACAGATGAAAAAGCCGCACCCGTGCGGCAGCAACGAAATGGAGATCATTCGCATGGGCATGGACATCCGCATCAAATGCACCGGCTGCCAGCACAGCGTCCTGATCCCGCGCGCGAAGTTCGAGAAGAACATGAAGAAAGTGCTGAGATCCGCCGAAGCGGAAGAACGGCAGGAATAA
- a CDS encoding mechanosensitive ion channel family protein, which produces MSYGFLNVLTAAAAAAGGTTDTGTNDANAVPEEPSTPIDSVQKAVSFTEGLWNKLTDAATWIGLADTALRIVLIILLAQIAIRLTYKIIDRALLRQKEDAGDSKFRVKPRRFVTIGKLLKNMVVIVLNFMMMLLIISELGYNLAPLIAGAGVIGLAIGFGAQSLVKDVITGFFIVFEDQFAVGDVVQITTFKGTVEVIGLRTTRLRNWNGEVYVIPNGIITNVTNFSLADAKAVIDIPMSAERPLDEATHLVARSLEKVHDKNAKVLAPPNILGVQAMTTGEYTLRISVSCSPNAQAEVESMIRGEIKRAMERDDALKQALAEESERKAHTEEEAKAKPEEASKAEAAPAPVRQNPEGPGKPESEKTDAEKTPNTEDKPHSAQ; this is translated from the coding sequence ATGAGCTATGGATTTTTGAATGTCTTAACGGCTGCGGCCGCGGCAGCGGGAGGTACGACCGACACCGGCACGAACGACGCTAACGCCGTGCCGGAAGAGCCCAGCACGCCGATCGATTCGGTCCAAAAAGCGGTGTCGTTCACCGAAGGACTGTGGAACAAGCTGACGGATGCCGCGACCTGGATCGGCCTGGCCGATACGGCGCTGCGCATCGTGCTGATCATTCTGCTGGCGCAGATCGCGATCCGCCTGACGTACAAGATCATCGACCGGGCGCTGCTGCGGCAAAAAGAAGACGCCGGCGACAGCAAGTTCCGCGTCAAGCCGAGACGGTTCGTGACGATCGGCAAGCTGCTGAAAAATATGGTGGTCATCGTGCTCAACTTCATGATGATGCTGCTCATCATCTCGGAGCTTGGTTACAATCTGGCTCCGCTGATCGCCGGGGCCGGCGTGATCGGCCTCGCAATCGGCTTCGGCGCACAAAGCCTCGTCAAAGACGTTATTACCGGATTCTTCATCGTGTTCGAAGATCAGTTCGCGGTCGGGGACGTCGTGCAGATCACGACGTTCAAAGGCACGGTCGAAGTGATCGGCCTGCGGACGACGCGGCTGCGCAACTGGAACGGGGAAGTGTACGTCATCCCGAACGGCATCATTACGAACGTGACGAACTTCTCGCTCGCCGACGCCAAAGCGGTCATCGATATCCCGATGAGCGCGGAACGTCCGCTGGACGAAGCGACCCATCTGGTAGCCCGTTCGCTGGAAAAGGTGCACGACAAAAACGCCAAAGTATTGGCGCCGCCGAACATCCTCGGGGTGCAGGCGATGACGACGGGCGAGTACACGCTGCGCATCTCGGTCAGCTGTTCGCCGAATGCCCAGGCGGAGGTCGAGAGCATGATCCGCGGAGAGATCAAGCGGGCCATGGAACGCGACGATGCGCTTAAGCAGGCGCTGGCCGAAGAATCCGAGCGCAAAGCGCATACGGAAGAAGAAGCCAAAGCCAAGCCGGAAGAAGCATCCAAAGCGGAAGCGGCACCGGCGCCGGTGCGGCAAAATCCGGAAGGACCGGGCAAACCGGAGTCCGAGAAGACGGATGCGGAGAAAACGCCGAATACGGAAGACAAACCGCATTCGGCGCAGTAA